TATTAGATGTGAGGTCATTGGGCGTCACGAAACCCAACCTGCTACCTGATTGATGCAAGAGTGTCAGGGCTGACATTTTCTTATTTCCCAATCCTCCTCTCCATCTACAAACACCATCGGCAATTTGTCAGACAAGTGGGAACTCTCTACTACAGGAAGCCACCATCACAGAAAGAATGAAGTCACTGCTCTCAGAACTAAAGCACAAAGCAAATGCCCTTGCTAAACTGTGATTTTAAAACTGAAGTTTGCTTTAACTTTGTATGGACTACACAACTCCTAAGCTCTTTGAGAGATATTTATTAGTTGTTATggtttaaatgaatttatttcttgtCATAGTAAAGTGTCCATAACTGGCTCATGCTGTTGGCACTATTGATCTTCAGCCGGTGATCCTTTTTGGGGAGGTCTGGGGACATGAGCCCTATGTGGTAGAGGTGTGTTACTAAGCAAGGGCCTTGTTGGTATAGCTGCTTCTGGTTCCAACTGAAGCTCTCTACTTCCTTGTCAGCTGCCCATGGTGTGACCAGGCACCTCTTGACACTCACAGCAGCACAGACAGAGCCACTGCTTATCCCCTGACAGACTGACATCCCCAGACAGACTGACATCCCCGGGCAGAAAcaggagccaaataaactctccctCTCTTGATCTGCCTCTGTggtgtgttttgtcacagcatagagaaagcaATTGTTCTACTAGCTTAAAACACATTCCAGATATCATAGATATGCCAAGTgagattgttgctggagggcttctctccaggttccccaaccccgcagtcccacaatccacatataaaataatcactcagacgcttatatcacttataaactgtatggctgtggcaggcttcttgctaactgttcttttatcttaaattaacccatttttataaatctgtacgttgccacatggctggtggcttaccagcgtcttcacatgctgcttgttctggcggtggctgcagtgtctccctcctcagccttccgcttcccagaattctcctctctccttgtcccacctacttcctgcctagcaacctacttcctgcctggtaactggccatcagtgttttatttatatagagcaatatccacagcatgagaTATGAAAGCAGTACATCAAGGAAACATGGAATTCCATACTTAGAAGCAAACATAGGGATATTTATTTGATAACAGAGATCTATAGTTGGAAGCACAATTTGAAAGCAAGTTCATTGTCGGGGGAAAGAGAAGTTGAGGGCCCTTACCTTTTTCCTTAGTGACTATCGAACAAAGAGCAATGTATTTAACAGGGCGTTCTAGGGGCTTTTCAAATAAATGCCAATACAGTTCCATTCCCTATTTCATGTTACTGAAACCTTTCTTTGAGATGTCTACTGGCCTAATCCTGTCTATagatccatttttaaaataaaatcagatctGATCAGAAATAAGCAGGAAAACCATTTCTGTAAAGTAGCAAAACTCTGTAAtttttttggaaagaaaaactataatAGAAAAGCTTGCAGCAGTTAAGTCAGAAAACCGAAGTAAAGAGAGAAAGTTTCACCCACTGTCCCCTTTTGAAGCTTTCATTCCAGAAGGCTCTTTATTCTAGATGCTTGTGCGAGCAGTAACAGTGTGACCTGGCCTTGCTTTCTCTTGTTGACAAAGATGGTTCACAGCTATacccaaattcattttattttctctttccttttttttttttttttttagacctaCATGGACATGACTGAGCAGCTATGTGTTAGTTAAATATCACAGAAATATCCTGAACTGACATTTAGGGTAGAGAACTCACATTCACAAACAAACAGACATGTTAAAATCCCATCTGGATTCGTTCAGAAGCTCATGACTAACGGCTTTGTATAAACTAATCCGACATCAGGATCTCAGATTTAAGAGTAGAACTGGCTACTGCATCCTAGCATTGTGACTGGAGATGGACTCCTGAGCACAAaaaggaaggcagacaggcaggcagtcaggcaggaaggaaggaaggaaggaaggaaggaaggaaggaaggaaggaaggaaggaaggaaggaaggaaggaaggccaaGAAACTTTATTCAGCTATTTGAAACATAGAACATCACACATTTATGGTGTTGTTGTTACACCAGTGAATTCAAGACAGTTCACTAACTTAGAAGATGTATACTAGGTGCCTGGCATGTGACCAGGACTCCTCCTAGCCTGGGATAATATGGCAAACATTCCAGGCATGCTACATCTATCCGGAATGTTACCAGTGATCTCAGTATTTCCTTCTGTCTGGACACTTTAAAGTTGTAAGCACTGGAGCCACACTGGTCAGGACTCAATTCTCAGCCTCACTTCTTACCGATCACACAATCCTGATAGTGAGACCAAtctgctccccctcctcttcaGTTGCCCATCAGACAATAAGGTACCAACCTTGGAAACAGCTTGATCCCATCTCAGTGACAGCCGGTTAAAGTCCTTCAGATGAGGAAGAAAAGCTcttggggaaagaaaacaaaattcttacAAACTCCCTCTTAAAAGATCTGTCTTGAGAGCCCCATCCAGATAGGACATCTGCCAGCTGACTTTGACCTCCACAAAGAGGAAAACTATTCTCTTTCCTGTGGACGAGGCCCAGAGACCAGGCCCGTCCAACAGTGATGATCAATTAGTCTAGATATCTCTTCCACTCCAGACCTAATCATCAAGTACCAGAATCACCAGGGATTTCAACTTTTAACAAGCAACATGGAGAAAAGCTATTTAAGGACCACACAGCCCCCCAACAAAATCTAATGATAAACCCAAACCAGGAGGCTTGCTAAGCACAGGAGAAATTTTTCTCCCAGAGTACTGACAGAAAAGGTAACCATCTAATTTCTTTGAACATCTCTAGAATTAGCCTTTTTAATTAGAAGTTACAAAGGAAGAGAGTTGGCATGTGGTACCTTGTTAAAACTGTCCCTACTGTTTGGGTTTTCTCTGAAATGGAAAGGTTTCTGTCCTTTTAGATTCAGAAACATTTATCTTATGTATCCTACAAACTACATTATAAATTTATCACAACAACCTATTGAAATGTTAGATAACATTCTTTTTGAAGACTTTCCTAATTAAGAAATTAATACACATAGAGttaatatagtatataatataatacacatattaacaaataagacaaaaaaatggagccaggtggtggtggcacaggcctttaatcccagcactcaggagacagaagcaggcagatctctgtgagtttaaggccagcctggtctatagagtgagatccaggacaggcaccaaaactacacagagaaaccctgtcttgaaaaaccaaaaaaaaagaaaaagaaaaaagacacaaatggaagcttcttgttatctgacaatttaaagtttttaaaaattatttgatcattgtttctcctttcattttatttcctgtgcataattatttttctcataatatttaaaaataatactaggAATACTGATGTTTGCTCGTGCATATTCTCACATGTGTCTACCTGTAGTTGAACACGTCTGATTGCTATTTCACAGAAGTTGACTTATTTCTCTATTATTGAGGGGGCCCCCACAAGCAGATGCTGTTACAGGTGTTGGGAATACAATGATGAGTGGTAGCCTGAAATCTGCATCTTAATAAATttgtcatggtgggacatagtTGAGAGACCAGCTAGACCATGtttacatgaataaaaaatagtTACAGGTAATGAACATGTCAGAAATGACAACATTTGGGTGCCTGCCAAGAGTCAGAAATAACGTTTCAAGTGTAAGTTCATTTCATCCTTCCCATTTTTTGAAGTGCTAAAACAAATGACTTACCAGGCATCTAACTATTAACaagatattataaaataaataactagaaaAACCTCCTGAGGTCAGGTGGCCAGAAAGGCCCACCCTTGTGGAGATGTTTAGTAGTTATAGATCACAATTTAGAGAGTAAGATGGAGGCAAGGTGATCACTGTGTGCAGAGTCACACTGTGCGAATTCATGGGGTCAGCTCCAAGATACCCACAAGGCCTTGCGGTTTCCTATAGCTGGCTACCCCCACTTATAGGATCCTGACATCACCTCCCTCCTCAATGTATCTACATTAGAAAACTTCGTTGTGGGCTTTTTTCCCCCAACTCATTGAGATTTAAGTTTTTGAAAAGCCATGTTTAAGAGCCCAGGCATGACTTTGTCTAGGACCCGAGAGTCAGCCTTTAAAATATAATCATCAAGAACAAGAACCTAATACCCTAACCTCCCAGCTCTGCCCTTAGGAGAAAAGCCTAACTTCTGGAGCCAAGTATGGTTCCAAGATGTAGCTGTTTCGTCTTAAAATTAGGATGAAAGCATTTCCTTAAGATGACGACTACTTTTTGCAGCCCCATCTCCAGGCACTCTGCAACATAGGCTCACATACACTCACTAGGCCATCCACACACTCCCTAGCACATACATACCCGCTAATATTTTATGAACAAGAGCTTTGGTGTACAGCTGTTGACTTTTCCACCCAACAATGTTAGTGACATTCTTACTCACTTGGCAGCATATTTCTTGGAAACCCTGGCAGAACCTGCAAGGCCCATGTAGAACTCCTGGCCCTTCCCTTAACTATTAAAACTACTTCCACAAGTTTAGAAACTGTCTCTTTGTGCTTCTTAATTGCAGGATAAATGTAGGACTTAAGGATTTTTTTAGTGGGGATTTTGTGGTTGGTTAGTCTCAAGGGAACAACATTTTATACCTTTGTTGTAAAACAGGAAACATCTCTTTAACTTAAACTGACATTGGCACCCACAGTGACTCATGTGCGGGCAGGTTCTACCATCCAGAGAAAGTACAGCTACCTTCCAcgcagggaagggaggagggcagggtgTGTCAGGCCCAGGCAAGGTCAGACTAGGCTGTGTAGGATGGCGGAGGAGCAAAACCAGGCAGATTGGCGGGGAGCAGACCGGCTCATGAGTCCTGAGGGTTGAAACTAAGGAAATTAAACCCTTTCAACAGCAAAATGTAACATCTCAGGCAAGATCAGATTGTGCCCAACCCACCAAACACAAGGAGTCATGACCAGAAATGGGTGATGAAAAGAGGGTGGGGATAGCTGTCATAATCACTCTAGACTTTATCTTGTTGAAGATGCCAATGGTACCTATGGATCTACTTGGAGTCCGGACCTCATATGCTTTCAACAAAATTCCAAGGCCGAGCTGGCTTCATTaattaaaacagagaaagagagctcaCTGACTCCCCACCGCCATCTCAGGATGGGGAAAgggtacaaacacacatacacacatagtgaTACCCATGGTATGCTTCAGCATGCCAGCCACTTCCTTGAGATGTCCATAAATTGCTCCCAGATAATTCAGGTGGTCTGGGACCATTAATAAAGAAGTCTTACCTGtgctgtccctctgtcctcacaAAACAGGACTAAGGAAGACAAAAGAAATTTCTGTGGTCAAAGAATTTGCATTAGGAACTGAAGATCTTGTATCAGAATGTGGTCTTGGATtgtggaggtggctcagtgcaTAAAATGTTTAGTGAGAAAggataaggacctgagttcacatcctcAACACTCACATCCAACTTGGGCCCTTGATTAACCATAGGCCCTTTGCTGTGTGGCTCAGACAGTAGATTCTCATTGCTTACCTAGTCAGTCAGTCTAGCCCAACCATGAACCCAGAACaaccaatgagagactctgcctcaaaaatatgGTGGAGTACTAAAGGAGatgacacccaaagttgacctctggcctccaaaagcccagacataaaataattatgtaataataaaataaataaaataactaaaaataaatcagttaAAATGTGGTCATAATAGACAGTAGAAGAGAATTTATGAACAGATATGGTAAGTGTATGATCAGCCTCCCTCTGCTCTCCTTGGCCTCTTAGCCTCAGGATCCTGTCCTGCCTGGATGCCTCAAGTGCTCACCAGTCAGGTGAGCAACTCTGTCTTTCCTGAATTATGGGAATTCTGTCTTTCCTGAATTATGGGTTGCAAAGCACTAAGCTCATTGTGGCCTGGTCCTAATGTATCTCACTCTAACTCATCTCTCACACCTGGAGATGAAGTAGGGTTCAATTCCTTATATCACTGTAACAAACTACTGTTATTCAGCCTAGAAAGGagaaaataggaatataaaatataaaacgaTGTTCTTGGGGCAGCCTTTCAAACCTGTGAACAGCAGGTTCATATGTCCTATGAAAAAGCTATGCTAATCATAGGAGGAATGGAGACCAGTGTCCCACTTTAGACTACGCACAGCACTGTCCATAAACTCAGCATTGGGCCAGAGTCCTTTACAAACACTGTATGCATGCTTTCACTGAGTCCAAACCATAGTAGGGAAAATAAACTTGAAAAGCTGCCTATCTTGGTGGGTGTCTAGGCATCTTCTCATATTATCACTAGAGGCCTGAAGACTTGATGGAGTTCATCACTCGATACACTATGTCACCACCATTGTGTGGCCCTAAGAATGACCATGAACTTATGATTTGCACATACAACTAGAAAGCAATTAAGAGAGagattctagttttatttttaataaaaagccagATACCAAAACATATATTCTGTAGTTTCATAAGTATGAAATCACAAAGAGGCTATCTACTGTGAAACAAACCCAGACATCTGTTACCTTTGAGCTGCAGGTGGAAGAGGCTGTGAAGACACACTCCTAGGTGCTAAAAATATTTACTGTCCCTATGTTAGCAAAGTTGCTAACAGATATTTACcaatatgaaagaaaattcatCAAGCTATATATGTAAGATGTACATATTTTAGTGCATGTAAATTACACCTGAAGTGaaaattaagtagaaaaaaatgtgcattccaaaatgaaaaacaaaagacctgtaaACTAAGAATTATATCCATGATCTAAGACCATGATTGGCTCAATAAATTAATGCATTAAATATTCAAGATACATAGTAAGGTCCCCTGTGCTTGGAAGTCAAGTTCAACTATGATTCCAACATGATTTCTGAAATAGCTTGCTCAATTAATATACCCACAAGCATATGCCCATGCATCGGTCAcctttgttttttcattgttgGCTGTTAAACTGGCACCTGTCCTGGAGACAACAGCCTCTGCAGACTTACCTAGCAGTTATTAGAATGCTTTATTCCCACAGCTTCAGACATGTTcagtatattaataaaatatattcctttTCTGACTCGACAAGGCTTACCTAGTGACCCCTCCTATATGTCAGCCAAATTTCCCATGCCCTGACAATGGTTCTCTTCATCTGTGTAGTTCCAAGAAAGGGTGATGCTTAAGAGTGGACCGGAGGTAGCTAAGCTATCTCAATATTCACCAGCCTATCTCTTCTCTACCTTTCCCTCCGCCTTGACTTTAGTTGAGGTTTCATTATCTCTCACTCTTTGAAGCAGCTGTAGTTTCCATTTGTCtcgcctctctctcctccattatCAGAGACCCCACCCGCCTTGGCCTTTTTAGTGGTTCTGTGGCAACCCCATGGTCAAGCCCAAACCACTCTACTCAGTAAAGGCAACCGTTTGACTGAATCTGCTGTCTCATACCCCCGTCACTTCTTGCATGCGGTCTGCTTCATCCAGTATTGCTCCATGGGTGCATGACTATGATTGACATCTCAGGTGGGACAATTCTTCATTGTGCAGAAGTATTCCGTGCATTCCAGTAGGTTTAGCATCCCTGGCTCCTGCCCACTGAGTGCCTGCGGTACCCACCTTCAGATATTGTGACAACTAAAACATGCCCCAGATGTTTCCAAGCATTCTGAGCTGCCCCCTTTCCAACTGACTACCTCCTACTGGTTCTTCATACCTCACTTCAAGTGCTGAGCTGAGCCACATGGAAATGCTTTGGTTATTGTCCAAGAACATGGTATTAGCTACTTAATATGGCTAACCTAAATAGTCTgttctccaggaagccttccctagTGATGTACAAGTATACTCCATGACTGTCTATATTAAAGTGCTTGCTACCAGGCACTGTAATAGCCAGGCTACTTATCATCCCTTCCTCTTACCACATGGTTTAAGCCTAATTAACTATGAGCACATTATCAACTCTTACATCATTTCATCTCTCTAGCACTTGTGTTTGGCGCATAAGGAGACTAACCCTGGTCTGGCTGAACCAATGAACAGGATGTTAGGCATACTTTCCCTGATGACTCAAGGTTACTATTCCTGGGCATGGAGATGTCTGCAGGGCATACTGAGGCCACTATTCTTTTTAGCTTGTTGTCAAAAGACCCAACTCTGGGCTacattgtaggtgtgtgtgtgtgtgtgtgtgtgtgtgtgtgtgtgtgtgtgtgttatgaactTTGCTTTACTTCATCACCATGACTAACTCCAGTGGTCCTTGGTGCtctttagaaacaaaagcaggCCATCCGGAGGGCTATGGAAGCACACTGGTGAGCCTCCAGAATGATGCCGTTCTTTGAGGGTCCTATTGCTAGATTCTCTCTAGTTTTAACCATCTCAAGTCTCCCCTCTGGCTACTAAGGCTTTGGGGTCCTAAGACCTTCCTAAGTAGTTATTTTCCTTTGGAAGACTGCTGAAAGGTAGCTCAGGACTTAAAAGCACAGAAATATTCCCAGCCGAGATGAAGAGCGGCTGATAGAAAGATTAGCCAAGTGACTTTCCCAGGGGTTTTCTAAATGGTTGCTGTTTCTATATAGCCACTGAGTATATGATCCTACTTATTTATGTTAAAATGCTTATATTAATAAACACTGGACTGTGCATCTCAAATACAGGACCATTCTAATTTTGGGGGAATGACTGCCAATTACAGAAGTGAAACCTTGCTGTTGTAATCTATACAAAAAAGCCAGGCCATGAGGAGCAGAAGCAAAGGGGAAAACCAGgcaaaattaaatgaagataCATCCTTTCAGAAAAATTCATGTGTGTTGTACCCTTAAAGATCCTTAGTATACATCTCAATAAATAACATGTGATTCCATCAACAAGTAACTTTTCAGtccttttattttcaatatataatCATAATTACTTTCTGCTTGACAAGGCAATTACATCAATTTAAGAAACAATtaaatacacagaagaaaattaaatattttttacaatAGCTTATTACCTACAGGAATGACCACATAATCTTATTCCCTTAAACATAATATTATACCTTAGATTAAGCCCTCCCATAGCTTGTGGGAAATTAACATTAAATAGCTACACATAGAAAACCTAGATctataaataacataaaacacaACTTAACTCTAACACGAGCTTAAACAAGACACACTATGATGCAATATGAATCAACTTCATCCATTGGACAAGTCCAGTGAGACACAAATCAGGTCCGTACAGTGATGTGCAGGTGCAGCCTCCAACCCCAGTTGTGTGTGAGCATTTCGTCCTTGGACTGTGTCCAATTCCATGCAGAAAAGCATCAGTGTTTACATCCTCTTAACTCTCAAGCTGTAACAAAAGAGGGGAAAAAGTGTAAACTGCGAATAGAGGAATGGATGGTAGGAACGGCTTTAGTACCTGAAGTTACTTCACAGACCTTCACTCTCATCTCGATATGAAGAGCAGCTCAGAGTCCATATGAGGAACTTGAGTCTGAGAAAGGATGGCCTTGCTCAACATAACTAAGCTAGCTCACAACAGGAACAGGGTATGAACACTTGTCTAGGGTTTCTAAGTTCAGTATATATGGTGCAACAGTGTTAGCTACCATCTATCGATTAAATGCTACATTACTGATGTAAACCAGAATCACTGgtctctttttaattaaatttatttttcagggTTTAGCAACCAACCAAGTGTCAGGAAGTCTATAAAGGATAAAAAGAGGAAACATCTCAGCAATGAAAATCAAGTAGCTAATGACTATCAGATGCACGGAGAGATCTGATACATCATGTGAGAAaagatattaatttaaaataataacaaacacaATGATGGAATTGACATATAAGCACAAAAATGCACTCTATGCTTGCATGGTCTAACCCAAGTTCCCCCTTCTAAAATCCAATGTCTCTAGACTGAAGACCTCCTCCGGGCCTGCCCACCCTCTGCACCCTTCTTCCCCCATCGTTCGGGTAGACTGCTTGTCCTTCAGTGATCCATACCTGAGCAGGCGCACGGCCCTTTTCACCCAGCCCTGCTTTGGATCAGCACACACGGCCAGTTTCTTTTTggtgtgaaagctgaaaaatcaaacATTGAACATTGCATTTTCCTTCAGTGAGCACTGAAACGTGTTTGTGTTTCACAGACCATGCAAGGAAGCTTCACGCGCTAGTGTGCTGTTCCACACGCTAAGCATTTGGCTCCagagatgaaaggaaagagaaaatgctcATAATAAATCCTGATGGAAGGGATGGAAGAGACCTCTTCAGACTTGCCCTGTGATGTAACTGAGGACTCTACAGTTGCAGCAGATGCAGTCCAAGACTTGTCATCCAATGTTTGCTGCTGGTGGAGGTTtgtaatatgtatgtacatggtgGGAAGCTTATATTACTCCAAAATATAACACCCTAAAAGAACCATGAGTATTTTAAGTGATATTATAATGAGCCCCATTTTCCATTAGAAAAATGCTGAATTCAAAGGTGTCTTCCATGTGTCACATTCAACAAGTTTATTCTAGAAAGTGACTCTGCCCTGTGCAATGTTTACTCCTTCAAAACCTAAACACTAAACTTTGGGCTTATTTCAGTCCTGCTTAAGCTTCGAAGTACATATGAAATAAAGCTATTTTGTTCCGTGTATTGTCTCTGAATAAAAtgccaataaaattaaaaaaatgtttctgaaattCCCATGTATTCCTGACATAATGGAATCGAAGTTGATGGATAACTTACATGACAGCGTTAATGTCACAAGCTTCGTCAGCCAGCTGTTCTGTGAAACCCACAATTGCTTTGGAAGGAATGATGCTTTTTGTGTACCGAAGGCAGCAGTCGAAGCTGCTtgctgctaaaagaaaaaaaaaaaaaccaaagccatTGAGTTCACAGGGATGAGCTGTCATGTCTTTGAAACAGAGTTGAGGGTGTTTTAGGTCTAATTTAACATAGTGCCCAGATATCGTTTTAAAAAATGGTATGGCTGTAATGTTTTGGTTCAACCAAACCAACACAGTATACAAGCCCGTGGCGTCTCTCAATCTCTAATAAGAAATTGAAATATATCATGGCAGTTTGCCA
The window above is part of the Peromyscus maniculatus bairdii isolate BWxNUB_F1_BW_parent chromosome 13, HU_Pman_BW_mat_3.1, whole genome shotgun sequence genome. Proteins encoded here:
- the Ccl20 gene encoding C-C motif chemokine 20 isoform X2 is translated as MFCSGKRLLCLALAWVLLAHLHSQVEASSFDCCLRYTKSIIPSKAIVGFTEQLADEACDINAVIFHTKKKLAVCADPKQGWVKRAVRLLSLRVKRM
- the Ccl20 gene encoding C-C motif chemokine 20 isoform X1 — its product is MFCSGKRLLCLALAWVLLAHLHSQVEAASSFDCCLRYTKSIIPSKAIVGFTEQLADEACDINAVIFHTKKKLAVCADPKQGWVKRAVRLLSLRVKRM